The Brasilonema sennae CENA114 genome includes a region encoding these proteins:
- a CDS encoding DUF2281 domain-containing protein: MNIEQAVLEKLRQLPVDKQQELLNFAYFLYQNNIPKTPLRSVRGYVLI, from the coding sequence ATGAATATTGAGCAAGCAGTCTTAGAAAAATTGCGCCAGCTACCTGTAGATAAGCAGCAAGAGTTATTGAATTTTGCCTATTTTTTGTATCAAAATAATATTCCGAAAACTCCCTTACGTAGCGTTAGAGGTTATGTGCTGATTTAA
- a CDS encoding type II toxin-antitoxin system HicB family antitoxin — protein sequence MRYAIVIEKATNNYSAYLPDLPGCVATGLTIEETEEQIKEAIAFHLEGLGEEGLPIPEPTTLCQYVEA from the coding sequence ATGCGTTACGCAATAGTAATTGAGAAAGCTACTAATAATTATTCTGCTTATCTTCCTGACTTACCTGGATGTGTGGCTACAGGTTTAACGATAGAAGAAACTGAGGAACAAATAAAAGAAGCTATTGCTTTTCATTTAGAAGGATTAGGTGAGGAAGGTTTACCAATTCCCGAACCAACAACCCTTTGTCAATACGTCGAGGCATAA
- a CDS encoding type II toxin-antitoxin system HicA family toxin, whose amino-acid sequence MTKSGLVTVPGKLSDDLAPGTLNSILKQAQFKSSTEKIENQEHQEDTDN is encoded by the coding sequence ATGACAAAATCAGGTTTAGTTACGGTTCCTGGAAAATTATCTGATGATTTAGCACCTGGTACATTAAACAGTATTTTGAAACAAGCTCAATTCAAAAGTTCAACTGAAAAAATCGAAAACCAAGAACATCAAGAAGATACAGACAATTAG
- the thiC gene encoding phosphomethylpyrimidine synthase, which yields MRTEWVAKRRGQSNVTQMHYARQGVITQEMHYVAQRENLPVDLVKDEVARGRMIIPANINHTNLEPMCIGIASKCKVNANIGASPNSSNLDEEVAKLNLAVKYGADTVMDLSTGGGNLDEIRTAIIKASPVPIGTVPVYQALESVHGNIEKLTPDDFLHVIEKHAEQGVDYMTIHAGILIEHLPLVRSRLTGIVSRGGGILARWMLAHHKQNPLYTHLRDIIEIFKKYDVSFSFGDSLRPGCTHDASDDAQLAELKTLGQLTRKAWEDDVQVMVEGPGHVPMDQIEFNVKKQMEECSEAPFYVLGPLVTDIAPGYDHITSAIGAAMAGWYGTAMLCYVTPKEHLGLPNPEDVRNGLIAYKIAAHAADIARHRPGARDRDDELSRARYNFDWNRQFELSLDPERAKEYHDETLPADIYKTAEFCSMCGPKFCPMQTKVDADALTELEKFLAKDKVTVTQS from the coding sequence ATGCGGACTGAATGGGTTGCCAAGCGGCGTGGGCAGAGCAATGTCACTCAAATGCATTATGCACGTCAGGGTGTCATCACACAAGAAATGCATTATGTCGCGCAGCGGGAAAACCTCCCCGTGGATCTCGTCAAAGACGAAGTCGCACGGGGACGGATGATTATCCCTGCTAACATTAACCACACGAACTTGGAACCAATGTGTATTGGTATAGCCTCCAAGTGTAAGGTTAATGCCAATATCGGTGCTTCTCCCAACTCTTCCAATCTTGACGAAGAAGTCGCAAAGCTGAATTTAGCGGTGAAGTATGGGGCTGATACCGTAATGGATTTGTCCACTGGTGGCGGAAACTTGGATGAAATTCGCACTGCGATTATAAAAGCTTCACCAGTACCAATTGGGACAGTACCAGTTTACCAAGCTTTAGAAAGCGTCCACGGCAATATTGAAAAGCTGACACCAGATGATTTTCTGCATGTGATTGAGAAACACGCCGAGCAAGGTGTCGATTACATGACTATCCACGCTGGGATTTTGATTGAGCATTTGCCTTTAGTCAGAAGTCGCCTCACTGGCATTGTGTCTCGCGGCGGAGGTATTTTGGCAAGATGGATGCTGGCTCATCACAAGCAAAATCCACTCTATACCCACTTGCGCGACATCATTGAAATCTTTAAGAAATATGACGTCTCCTTCAGTTTTGGTGATTCCCTGCGTCCTGGTTGTACCCATGATGCTTCTGATGATGCACAATTAGCGGAACTCAAAACTCTCGGACAACTAACTCGTAAAGCTTGGGAAGATGACGTACAGGTCATGGTAGAAGGTCCTGGACACGTTCCAATGGATCAAATTGAGTTCAACGTCAAAAAGCAGATGGAAGAGTGTTCTGAAGCCCCTTTCTACGTGCTGGGACCATTGGTGACGGACATCGCCCCCGGCTACGACCACATCACCTCAGCAATTGGAGCAGCAATGGCTGGTTGGTACGGTACTGCAATGTTGTGCTATGTCACACCAAAAGAACACTTGGGCTTGCCCAATCCTGAAGATGTCAGGAATGGTTTGATTGCTTATAAAATAGCAGCTCATGCCGCAGATATAGCCAGACACCGCCCAGGTGCAAGAGATAGAGACGATGAACTGTCTCGCGCCCGTTACAACTTCGACTGGAACCGTCAGTTTGAATTATCACTCGATCCGGAAAGAGCGAAGGAGTACCACGACGAAACTCTGCCAGCAGACATTTACAAAACTGCTGAGTTTTGTTCAATGTGTGGTCCCAAGTTCTGCCCCATGCAAACCAAAGTTGATGCTGATGCACTCACAGAACTTGAGAAGTTCTTAGCAAAGGATAAGGTGACGGTAACCCAAAGTTAG
- the pyrE gene encoding orotate phosphoribosyltransferase, with amino-acid sequence MTYQAETYAQPNISATTTDLVTVSQYLLDLLCQLAYKEGDFVLSSGQRSSYYINGKQVTLHPQGALAIGRILLSMLPLETQAVAGLTLGADPIVSAVSVVSAYENRPIPALIIRKEAKGHGTRAYIEGPSLPEGAKVVVLEDVVTTGQSAMKAVDRLREAGYTVNEVISLVDRQQGGAEFYQQAGLQFKAVYTIKDIQERYRQFINS; translated from the coding sequence ATGACATATCAAGCCGAAACTTATGCCCAACCCAATATCAGCGCAACTACTACTGATTTAGTAACCGTTAGCCAATACTTACTCGATTTACTTTGTCAACTGGCATATAAAGAAGGTGATTTTGTCCTCTCCTCAGGACAGCGGAGTTCTTACTATATCAACGGCAAGCAAGTAACACTTCACCCCCAAGGCGCTTTGGCAATTGGTCGTATTCTGCTATCTATGCTGCCATTAGAGACTCAAGCAGTTGCTGGTTTAACATTAGGAGCAGATCCGATTGTCAGCGCTGTCAGTGTGGTTTCTGCATATGAAAATCGACCAATACCAGCATTAATTATTCGTAAGGAAGCCAAGGGACATGGAACAAGGGCATATATTGAAGGTCCCAGTTTGCCAGAAGGGGCAAAAGTAGTAGTTTTGGAAGATGTGGTTACAACTGGACAATCTGCAATGAAAGCCGTTGACCGACTTAGAGAGGCAGGTTATACCGTGAATGAAGTCATTTCATTAGTAGACCGTCAGCAAGGAGGAGCCGAATTCTACCAACAAGCAGGCTTGCAGTTTAAGGCGGTGTATACGATTAAGGACATTCAAGAGCGATATCGGCAGTTTATAAATAGTTAG
- a CDS encoding hemolysin family protein produces the protein MGHQYYTASTVSAFLSLSWTDVGLRLLSVLLLITINAFFVTAEFSMVTVRRSRIHQLVEAGDIQAIAVEVLQHSIDRLLSTTQLGITLSSLALGWIGESTIVVLVKLWLLSLPLPKGMSTVIAHSLSIPIAFFFIAYLQIVLGELCPKSVSILYSEQLAKFLGPSIRATVRFFSPFIWILNQSTRWLLRLFGIEYTGKSWKPPVTPEELQLIISTERESSGLQAQERQLLKNVFEFGDETVQAVMVPRTSVIALPKIATFATFLQEVIATGYSCYPIIGESLDDIRGIVYFKDLAKPLALRKITLETQIQPWIRPARFVPEHTPLKELLPTMQREEPTMVMVVDEFGATVGLVTIQDIIAQIIGNPGEPDTTNDLLIKILDEQTFLVQAQTNLEDLNEVLHLDLPLRKEYQTLGGFLLYQLQKVPTLSETFRYENLEFTVTSVTGPRLHQIQVRRLQESTN, from the coding sequence ATGGGGCATCAGTATTATACGGCTTCAACAGTGAGTGCTTTTCTTAGCTTAAGTTGGACAGACGTGGGGCTGCGATTGTTATCAGTGCTACTGCTGATTACTATCAATGCCTTTTTTGTAACAGCAGAATTTTCTATGGTGACAGTCCGGCGATCGCGCATCCATCAACTGGTGGAGGCTGGCGATATTCAGGCGATCGCTGTTGAAGTTTTGCAACACAGTATTGACCGATTGTTATCGACAACTCAATTAGGTATAACTCTCTCTAGTTTGGCACTAGGCTGGATTGGAGAAAGCACGATAGTTGTGCTTGTAAAATTATGGCTACTATCTTTACCTCTACCTAAAGGAATGAGTACAGTCATAGCTCATTCTCTATCAATTCCAATTGCCTTTTTTTTCATAGCTTATTTGCAAATAGTTTTAGGAGAATTGTGTCCCAAATCAGTATCTATACTCTATTCAGAACAACTGGCAAAATTTTTGGGTCCTTCGATCAGAGCAACTGTCAGATTTTTTAGCCCTTTTATCTGGATTCTTAACCAATCAACTCGTTGGCTATTGCGACTTTTTGGTATTGAATACACAGGTAAAAGTTGGAAGCCGCCAGTGACACCTGAAGAATTACAACTCATTATTTCCACAGAACGCGAATCTAGTGGATTACAAGCACAAGAACGACAACTACTCAAAAACGTCTTTGAGTTTGGGGACGAGACAGTACAAGCAGTCATGGTTCCTCGCACCAGCGTTATCGCTTTGCCAAAAATCGCTACTTTTGCGACTTTTCTACAGGAAGTAATAGCTACAGGTTACTCTTGCTACCCTATTATTGGAGAATCCTTGGATGATATTCGCGGCATAGTTTACTTCAAAGACTTGGCAAAACCTTTAGCTTTAAGAAAGATAACTTTAGAAACACAAATTCAGCCCTGGATACGTCCTGCAAGATTTGTCCCAGAACATACTCCCTTAAAGGAACTCTTGCCAACCATGCAGCGAGAGGAACCAACTATGGTCATGGTAGTAGATGAATTTGGTGCAACTGTGGGATTGGTTACGATCCAAGACATTATTGCTCAAATCATCGGTAATCCAGGCGAACCAGACACGACTAACGATTTGCTTATCAAGATTTTAGACGAGCAAACTTTTCTTGTGCAGGCTCAAACAAATCTAGAAGACCTGAATGAGGTTTTGCATCTCGATTTGCCCTTGAGAAAAGAATACCAAACTTTAGGAGGGTTTTTACTCTACCAGTTACAGAAAGTTCCCACCCTTAGCGAAACCTTTCGCTATGAAAATCTAGAATTTACCGTCACCTCAGTCACTGGACCACGCTTACATCAGATTCAGGTGCGACGGTTGCAGGAGTCAACAAACTAG
- the queC gene encoding 7-cyano-7-deazaguanine synthase QueC: MKAVILLSGGLDSSTVLYQAIADGYNCHTISFDYQQRHRRELDSALAIAEKAGVVDQQLVKFDLRQWGGSALTDDAIELPYKRDIEEMSQSIPVTYVPARNTIFLSFALGYAETISAQCVYIGVNALDYSGYPDCRPDYIQAMQEVFRLGTKQGREGQSIYINTPLIQLKKTEIIQLGNKLGVPWELTWSCYQGGDVACGVCDSCRLRLAAFAELGLKDPLAYAK, translated from the coding sequence ATGAAAGCTGTCATTTTATTATCTGGTGGTTTAGACTCTTCTACAGTTTTATACCAAGCGATCGCTGATGGTTATAACTGCCATACCATTTCTTTTGATTACCAACAGCGACATCGACGAGAGTTAGACTCAGCTTTGGCAATTGCTGAAAAAGCAGGCGTGGTAGACCAGCAATTGGTAAAGTTTGATTTAAGACAATGGGGAGGTTCTGCTCTTACGGATGATGCTATAGAATTGCCCTATAAGCGTGACATAGAGGAAATGTCTCAAAGTATTCCGGTTACCTATGTTCCAGCTCGCAACACGATCTTTTTAAGTTTTGCCCTTGGTTATGCTGAAACCATTTCTGCTCAGTGTGTTTACATCGGTGTTAACGCTCTAGATTATTCTGGATATCCTGATTGTCGTCCTGACTACATCCAAGCCATGCAGGAAGTGTTTCGTTTAGGAACAAAACAAGGACGCGAAGGGCAAAGCATTTACATCAATACACCCTTAATTCAGCTAAAAAAAACTGAAATTATTCAACTCGGGAATAAATTGGGTGTTCCTTGGGAACTCACATGGTCTTGTTATCAAGGAGGCGATGTTGCTTGTGGTGTCTGTGATTCTTGCCGTTTGCGTCTTGCAGCTTTTGCAGAACTGGGATTGAAAGATCCATTGGCTTATGCGAAGTAG
- a CDS encoding Gfo/Idh/MocA family protein has product MTVQNRSMSVGEQNGQVQRNYPRPIRIGVIGVGNMGQHHVRVLSSMKDVELVGVADINVERGLETASKYKVRFFEDYCDLLPHVQAVCIAVPTRLHYAVGINCLLAGINVLIEKPIAASISEAESLVNAAADSQCILQVGHIERFSPAFQELSKVLKTEEVLALEAHRTSPYSSRANDVSVVLDLMIHDIDLLLELAAAPIVKLTASGNRTLDSGYLDYVTATLGFANGIVATVTASKVTHCKIRRIVAHCKNSFTEADFLRNEILVHRHTNDYRQALYRQDGVIERVSTSNTDKLGAELEHFVNCVRGGNQPSVGGEQALKALRLASLIEQMALEDRVWNPLDWQSEPKVQSLTPTV; this is encoded by the coding sequence ATAACAGTGCAGAATAGAAGTATGTCAGTGGGAGAACAAAATGGTCAAGTACAGCGCAATTATCCACGACCGATCCGCATAGGCGTGATCGGCGTGGGTAATATGGGACAGCATCACGTCCGAGTACTGAGTTCAATGAAGGACGTTGAACTTGTTGGTGTAGCAGATATAAATGTTGAACGAGGATTAGAAACAGCCAGCAAGTACAAGGTACGCTTTTTTGAAGATTATTGCGATCTCCTGCCACATGTACAGGCAGTTTGTATTGCTGTACCTACGCGTTTGCATTACGCCGTTGGAATCAACTGTCTTTTGGCGGGAATTAATGTTCTGATTGAAAAGCCAATCGCAGCCAGTATATCTGAAGCCGAATCACTCGTAAACGCTGCCGCCGATTCTCAATGTATTCTACAAGTAGGTCATATAGAGCGGTTCAGCCCAGCATTTCAAGAATTGAGCAAGGTGTTGAAAACTGAGGAAGTGCTGGCGCTAGAGGCACATCGTACAAGTCCATATTCAAGTCGGGCAAACGATGTCTCAGTTGTTTTGGATTTAATGATTCATGACATCGACCTCCTTTTGGAATTAGCCGCAGCACCTATAGTAAAGTTAACAGCTAGTGGTAATCGTACATTAGACTCTGGTTATTTAGATTACGTAACTGCTACTTTAGGGTTTGCCAATGGTATTGTTGCTACTGTGACTGCCAGTAAAGTGACTCACTGCAAAATCCGCCGCATTGTTGCTCATTGTAAAAACTCCTTCACTGAGGCAGATTTTCTTAGAAATGAAATTTTGGTTCATCGACACACTAACGATTATCGGCAAGCACTTTACAGACAGGATGGCGTGATTGAAAGAGTTTCTACAAGCAACACTGACAAATTAGGAGCAGAGTTAGAGCATTTTGTCAACTGCGTACGTGGGGGAAATCAACCTTCAGTTGGTGGTGAACAAGCACTCAAAGCCTTAAGATTGGCAAGCTTAATTGAGCAGATGGCGTTAGAAGACCGTGTTTGGAACCCATTAGATTGGCAATCTGAACCAAAAGTGCAATCTTTGACACCCACTGTTTAA
- a CDS encoding DedA family protein, whose protein sequence is MLEWITNTINSLGYWGIALLMFVENLFPPIPSELIMPLAGFTARATPEKLNVFGVFFAGLLGSVFGALIWYYPGRLFGEKRLQAWADRYGKWLTISSKDITKAKNWFDQQGGKAVCIGRLVPGVRTLISVPAGMSHMPLLPFLIYSTLGSAVWVGLLTFSGYALGSQYELVDKYLAPVSKIVAVVLILGFVVWVMKRKRKNRRK, encoded by the coding sequence ATGCTTGAATGGATAACCAATACTATTAACTCTCTGGGCTACTGGGGAATTGCTCTGTTGATGTTTGTCGAAAATCTCTTTCCCCCAATTCCTTCGGAACTCATTATGCCATTGGCCGGCTTTACAGCAAGGGCAACTCCAGAAAAACTTAATGTCTTTGGCGTCTTTTTTGCAGGATTGCTGGGTTCGGTATTTGGTGCACTTATCTGGTACTATCCTGGTAGATTATTCGGGGAAAAGCGTTTACAAGCTTGGGCAGATAGATACGGTAAGTGGCTAACTATATCAAGTAAAGATATTACCAAGGCAAAGAACTGGTTCGACCAGCAAGGTGGCAAAGCAGTTTGTATTGGTCGCCTTGTACCCGGAGTGCGCACCTTAATTTCTGTACCCGCAGGCATGAGTCATATGCCGCTGCTACCATTTTTAATCTACTCAACTTTAGGTAGCGCTGTTTGGGTTGGTTTGCTAACATTCTCAGGATATGCCTTGGGTAGTCAATATGAACTTGTGGACAAGTATCTGGCTCCTGTTTCTAAAATTGTGGCTGTAGTTCTGATCCTGGGATTTGTCGTCTGGGTGATGAAGCGTAAGCGAAAAAACAGGAGAAAGTAA
- a CDS encoding ParM/StbA family protein, with product MTDQPSAATPMNAAAIPMNRVSAATPINAAPPQPIAGVPGKKILSIDLGRTSTKTCISRESNNVTFVSANVKEMSMEQVRGGVFEARATDPLMDLWLEYQGNGYAVGQLAADFGANLGVGQSKVESALIKVLACAGYFKLKDEISVVLGLPYLSQEQFEKEKAQLISQLSGPHVMNFRGESVPLNINKVWVMPEGYGSLLWCEAQPKKGTAMPDFTKVSVAIVDIGHQTTDCLMIDNFRFARGASKSEDFGMSKFYELVAAEIEGADSQSLSLIAAVNRIKGDRFYRPRGASKPTNLDDFLPNLIEMFSREICNRVLAWLPERVTDVILTGGGGEFFWEDVQRLLKEAKINAHLASPSRQANALGQYIYGEAQLSNARART from the coding sequence ATGACAGACCAACCTTCCGCTGCCACTCCGATGAATGCCGCTGCTATTCCAATGAATAGAGTTTCAGCCGCAACGCCGATAAATGCTGCTCCCCCTCAACCAATTGCTGGTGTACCGGGGAAAAAGATTCTCAGTATTGATTTAGGTAGAACTTCTACAAAGACTTGTATTAGCCGCGAGTCTAATAATGTGACGTTCGTCTCCGCCAACGTGAAAGAGATGTCAATGGAACAAGTGCGTGGAGGTGTTTTTGAAGCCCGCGCGACTGATCCTTTGATGGACCTGTGGTTGGAATATCAAGGCAATGGGTACGCTGTTGGTCAATTGGCAGCAGATTTTGGAGCTAACTTAGGAGTGGGTCAATCTAAAGTCGAATCCGCACTGATCAAAGTCTTGGCTTGCGCTGGCTACTTTAAGCTCAAAGATGAGATCTCTGTGGTACTCGGTCTGCCTTACCTTTCTCAAGAACAATTTGAGAAGGAAAAAGCACAGCTCATCAGCCAACTCAGTGGTCCTCATGTGATGAATTTTCGCGGAGAAAGCGTACCATTGAATATCAACAAGGTTTGGGTCATGCCAGAAGGCTATGGCAGCTTACTATGGTGTGAGGCTCAACCAAAGAAAGGTACAGCAATGCCCGACTTTACCAAAGTCTCTGTAGCCATTGTTGATATTGGACATCAAACCACCGATTGTTTGATGATTGATAATTTCCGCTTTGCCCGAGGTGCGTCAAAGAGTGAAGACTTCGGTATGAGCAAATTTTATGAACTGGTTGCTGCTGAAATTGAGGGCGCAGACAGCCAGTCTCTATCTTTAATTGCTGCAGTCAACCGAATCAAAGGCGATCGCTTCTACCGTCCCAGAGGTGCAAGCAAGCCTACCAATTTAGATGACTTTCTCCCCAATTTGATAGAAATGTTTTCTCGCGAAATCTGTAACCGCGTGCTAGCATGGCTACCAGAGCGCGTTACCGATGTAATTCTCACCGGAGGAGGTGGAGAATTCTTCTGGGAAGATGTTCAACGCTTGCTCAAAGAAGCAAAAATTAATGCCCATTTAGCTTCGCCGTCTCGGCAAGCAAACGCTTTAGGGCAATATATTTATGGAGAGGCACAGTTATCCAACGCTCGCGCTAGAACTTAA
- a CDS encoding plasmid segregation centromere-binding protein ParR, translating to MFQWSKKVVKSVTFEPGVADESLLALVESHLEKDPQKTFSDLCKEALWQSLCVPESVRPAPKPAAAAATQGVEQKILEQKILEQKIAALQSQIANLEERFFAKEANRLEMLEQQLIQLSQQVAQLAIMLNNVSTTSPPTPQQVSAIEVINYTSSPNHAAATPSQEVDPVISRISQFLDDF from the coding sequence ATGTTCCAATGGTCAAAAAAAGTAGTGAAATCCGTTACGTTTGAGCCAGGGGTGGCTGATGAAAGCTTGTTAGCTCTTGTGGAAAGTCATTTGGAGAAAGATCCCCAAAAAACTTTCAGCGACCTCTGTAAAGAAGCCTTATGGCAATCTTTGTGCGTACCGGAATCTGTACGACCAGCCCCGAAACCAGCAGCAGCAGCAGCAACACAAGGGGTGGAACAAAAAATTCTGGAACAAAAAATTCTGGAACAAAAAATTGCTGCACTGCAAAGTCAGATAGCTAACCTTGAGGAACGTTTTTTTGCCAAGGAAGCGAATCGGTTGGAAATGCTGGAACAGCAGCTCATACAACTGAGCCAACAAGTGGCTCAATTGGCTATTATGCTGAACAATGTTTCAACCACTTCCCCTCCAACCCCTCAACAGGTCTCAGCCATAGAAGTTATCAATTATACTTCTAGTCCTAATCATGCTGCTGCTACTCCTTCTCAAGAAGTTGATCCAGTTATCAGCCGTATTAGCCAGTTTCTGGATGATTTCTAA